A region of the Agromyces sp. CF514 genome:
GCTCGCCAAGGCGTACACGCGTCGCTCGGGCCTGGTCGACGTGACCCTCGTGGTCTACGACGACGCCCGCCACGAGGTCTTCAACGAGACGAACCGCGAAGAGGTGCGCAGCGACCTCATCACCTGGCTCGACGAGCGCTTCGCGGTCGACTGACCGGCTACATCTTCGCGTGCCAGGGCGGCACGTCGTAGCCGAGCAGGCGGATGCGCGGGTGGTGCGATGCGTCGGACTCCGTCGCCCACGGGTAGACGATCGTCGTGACGTGGCAGTTGCCGAGCACGGGCAGCAGGTCGCGGTAGCCGTCGGGATCCATGCCGGCCAGCTCGCAGAACAGCAGCCGGATCAGCGTCGCGTGCGCCACGATGAGCACGCGCCCGTCGGGGAACTCCTCGACGAGCTCGTCGAACACCGGAATGGCCCTGGCGATGCCGGCGCGACCGGTCTCGCCGCCCGGGAACGGGTTGCTCGCCGGGGCCCGGCAGAAGGCCGCCCACTCGTCGGGGAACCGCTCCACGAGCTCGTCGGGAGTGAGGCCCTCGGCGTCGCCGAAGTCGATCTCGACGAGCCGGTCGTCGACGCGCAGCGGCAGGCCCGTGGTCTCGACCGAGGGCGCCGCCGAACGTCGCGCGCGGCTCAGCGGCGAGGCCACGATCGCGTCGAGCTCGGCGTCGACCGCCCAGGCGCCGAGCGCGGCCGCCTGACCGAGTCCGTGGCGCGTGAGCGCGACATCCGAGTTGCCGGCGTACCGATGGTCGGCGTGCCAGACGGTCTCGCCGTGCCGTGCCAGGAAGAACGTCGTCATCGCAGCCCCCTCAGGTCCACGATTCGATCGTAGGCTGTCCCTCATGCACGGTGAGTACAAGGTTCCCGGTGGCAAGCTCGTGGTCGTCGACTTCGACGTCGTCGACGGGGTCATCCGCTCGCCCAGGGTCGCAGGCGACTTCTTCCTCGAGCCCGACGAGGCGCTCGCCGACATCGACGGGGCGCTCGACGGGCTCGCCGCGGCGGCCGATGCCAAGACCATCGCGGCCGCCGTCGCCGCGGCGCTCCGACCCGACGCGGTGCTGCTCGGCTTCTCGCCCGAGGCCGTCGCGGTCGCGGTGCGGCGTGCGCTGACGGATGCCACGAGCTGGTCGAACTACGAGTGGGAGGTCGTGCACGACCCGGCCGTGTCGCCGCGCGTGCACCTCGCGCTCGACGAGGTGCTCGCCACGCGCGTGGGCGACGGTCGTCGCAAGCCGACCCTGCGCTTCTGGGAGTGGGACGAGTCGGCCGTCGTGATCGGCAGCTTCCAGTCGGTGAAGAACGAGGTCGACCCCGAGGGCGCCGAGCGCAACGGCTTCGACGTCGTGCGCCGCATCTCGGGCGGCGGCGCGATGATGATGGAGCGCGGCAACGTCGTCACCTACTCGCTGTACGTGCCGGCCGAACTCGTGCAGGGCATGAGCTTCGCCGACTCCTACGCGTTCCTCGACGACTGGGTGCTGCAGGGCCTGCGCGGCCTCGGCATCGAGGCGACGTACCAGCCGCTGAACGACATCGCCTCGCCCCTGGGCAAGATCGGCGGGGCCGCGCAGAAGCGCCTCGGATCCGGCGGCGTGCTGCACCACGTGACCATGGCGTACGACCTCGACAACGAGAAGATGCTCGAGGTGCTGCGCATCGGCCGCGAGAAGATCAGCGACAAGGGCATCGCCTCTGCGGCCAAGCGCGTCGACCCGCTGCGTTCGCAGACCGGGCTCAGCCGCGCGGCGATCATCGAGGCGCTCATCCAGACCTTCGTGTCGCTGCACGGCGCGACCCGTGGCACGGTCGCTCCCGACGAGCTCGCCGAGGCCGAGGCGCTCGCCGAGTCGAAGTTCGCGAGCGAGGAGTGGCTCTACCGCGTGCCGTGACCGCCCGAAGCCGCAGCGGCAGTCGCAGCGGCAGCGGTGTCGTCGCAGCGGCTGCGCGAGGCATCCGCTCGGCTCGAAGCCCGTGTGAGGAACGCTCATCCGGCGCAGGTACAATCGCCGGATGGAGTGGTGGATCTGGCTCGGCCTCGGTGTGCTCATCGTCGCCGCGCTGACCCTTTCGGTGCGCCGGGGGTGGGTCGACCTCTCCGACAAGACCCGCAAGGGCAAGCCGAGCGGCAGTGCCGTCATGATGATCGGCGACGAGGTCTTCGCCCCGCGCAAGTACGAGGCGCAGATCGAGCAGGAGCGCCAGGCGCGGCTCCCCACGCCCGCACCGCTCGCGGGCGACCCCGACAAGGGCATCTCGTACGCTGCGGCCGACGCTGAAGCCGGTGCTCCCAATCGCTTCAAGGGCAGCATCCGTCTCGACGTCGAGCGCTGACCGACCCGGTCACTGCCAGACTGGAGCGCGTGACCCACGACGAGCCCGACCGCATCATCCACGCGGACAACCTCGCCGTGCTCCCCACGCTCCCCGACGGGCGCTTCACGCTCATCTACCTCGATCCGCCGTTCAACACGGGGCGCGCACAGACCCGTCGGGCGACCAGCCACATCAGGGTCGAGGCGACGGATGACGCGACGCCACCGCCCGGCTCCAAGGGCGCGGCCGGAACCATCACCGGATTCGCGGGCCGCCGCTACGAACGCATCAGGGGCGACCTGCTGCGCTACGACGACCGCTTCGACGACTACTGGGGGTTCCTCGAGCCGCGCCTCGTCGAGGCATGGCGGCTGCTCGCCGACGACGGCACCCTGTACCTGCACCTCGACTATCGCGAGGCGCACTACGCGAAGGTGCTGCTCGATGCGCTGTTCGGGCGCGAGTGCTTCCTCAACGAGCTGATCTGGGCCTACGACTACGGCGCGAAGGCCAAGCGCAAGTGGCCGACCAAGCACGACACGATCCTCGTGTACGTGAAGAACCCGGCGGCGTACTGGTTCGACTCGACGACGGTCGACCGCGAGCCGTACATGGCGCCCGGGCTCGTGACGCCCGAGAAGGCGGAGCTCGGCAAGCTGCCGACGGATGTCTGGTGGCACACGATCGTGTCGCCGACCGGCCGTGAGAAGACCGGGTATCCGACGCAGAAGCCCGAGGGCATCCTGCGGCGCATCGTGCAGGCGTCGACCCGCGAGGGCGACTGGGTGCTCGACTTCTTCGCCGGATCGGGCACGACCGGTGCCGTGGCCGCGACCCTCGGCCGACGGTTCGTGCTCGTCGACGAGAACCCCGAGGCGATCGCCGTCATGCGCGCGAGGTTCGCGAGCATCGAGGGCGTCGAGTTCGAGGGCGTCGAGCCGGGCTGAGCCGGTTACCCATGGGCGCGCCGCCCTTCTCGTAACCCCCTCAGCGGGAGTAGCGTCGGGCGGGTGACGGCCTCAGCACCGAACGACTCGAATGCGGCGAACGCGCCGGGCGGCGCATCCGCCCCGCTCATGACGCACCGGCAGATCCTGCTGGTGATCTTCGGACTGATGTCCGCCATGTTCCTCTCGGCGCTCGACCAGACGATCGTCGGCACGTCGATGCGCACGATCGCCGACGACCTCGGCGGCCTCGACCTGCAGGCGTGGGTGACGACCGCGTACCTCATCACCGCGACCATCACGACGCCGATCTACGGCAAGCTGAGCGACCTGTTCGGCCGACGCCCGCTGTTCCTGTTCGCGATCGGCATCTTCCTGCTCGGCTCGCTGCTCTCGGGCATGTCGCAGACGATGTACCAGTTGGCGGCCTTCCGCGCCCTGCAGGGCATCGGCGCCGGCGGGCTCATGGCGCTGCCGCTCGCGATCATGGGCGACATCCTCGCGCCGCGCGAACGCGCGAAGTACCAGGGATACTTCCTCGCGGTGTTCGGCATCTCGAGCGTCATCGGGCCGCTCATCGGCGGCCTGCTCTCGGGCACCGAGGAGATCCTCTTCGTCGCAGGGTGGCGGTGGGTGTTCCTCGTGAACATCCCGGTCGGCATCGTCGCGCTGTTCATGGTCGTGCGCTTCCTGCACGTGCCGCGGTTCCGCACGGCCGAGAAGGTGCGCATCGACTGGTGGGGCGCGACGTTCGTGGTCGTCGCGCTCGTGCCGCTGCTCATCGTGGCCGAGCAGGGCACCGAATGGGGCTGGGATTCCGCGTGGGCGATCGGCTGCTACGTCGTCGGCGCGATCGGCATCGTCGCGTTCATCCTGACCGAGATCCGGATGAAGCAGGACGCCCTCCTGCCCATGAAGCTGTTCCGCATCCCGACGTTCTCGGTGATCGCGGGGCTCGGCCTGCTCGTCGGCTTCGCCATGTTCGGCGCGATGATGACGATCCCGCTCTACTTGCAGCTCGTGCAGGGCGCGACGCCGGCCGAGAGCGGCCTGCTCATGCTGCCGATGATCCTCGGGCTGATGGTCTCGTCGATCGGGAGTGGCCAGATCATCGCGCGCACGGGCCGGTACCGCATATTCCCGATCCTCGGTACGGCGTTCCTCGCGCTCGGGTACCTGTGGCTCACAAACCTCACCGCTGATCAGGGCATCTGGTTCATCATGACCGGCATGGCGATCATCGGCCTCGGCCTCGGTCAGCTCATGCAGACCCTCACGATCGCGAGCCAGAACGCCGTCACCGCTCGGGACATGGGGGTTGCGACGAGCGCCTCGACGTTCTTCCGCCAGATCGGCGGCACGCTCGGTACGGCGGTGTTCTTCTCGCTGCTGTTCTCGCGGCTCGCCGAGACGCTCACTGCGGCGTTCAGCGATCCGGACATCATCGGGCCGCTCACCGAGGCGGCGCAGGACCCGGCCGTGCAGGCCGATCCGGCGAACGCTGACATCCTGGCGTTGCTGAGCACGCAGGACCCGGCGCAGATCGGCGATGCGCTCGACACCGACAGCTCGTTCCTCGTCGGCGCCGACCCGCGGCTGGCCGAGCCGTTCCTCGTGGGCTTCAACGACGCGACGGTCTCGGTGTACTGGCTGGGGTTCGTCATCTCGGTGCTGGCGTTCGTCGTCGCGTGGTTCGTGCCCGCGCTGCCGCTGAGGCAGGTCTCCGCCATGCAGGAGGAGGCCGACGCGAACGCCGTCGACCTCGCAGCGGCCGCCGAGCTCGTGGCTCAGGGGCTCGACGAGGCCGAGACGCTCACCGATGCGGACGTCGCCGAGCAGCAACCCGCCCACGCGAAGTCTGACGGGCGGACGACGGATGCCGCGCACCGTCGCCGTGTGGTCGCCGGCGTCGTGCCGGGAGACGACGAGCCCGAGATCGACGAGGTCGCGCACCATGCGGCGCGGCTCTCGGGAGCGCTGCTCGAACCCACCACGGGATCGCTGCACGCGATCGACGACGACGAGCCGCCGAGCGGCCCTCGGCACTGACCGTGCGCGACGTGCCGCGTGCGATGCGCTAGGCCGAGGCGC
Encoded here:
- a CDS encoding MDR family MFS transporter, whose protein sequence is MTHRQILLVIFGLMSAMFLSALDQTIVGTSMRTIADDLGGLDLQAWVTTAYLITATITTPIYGKLSDLFGRRPLFLFAIGIFLLGSLLSGMSQTMYQLAAFRALQGIGAGGLMALPLAIMGDILAPRERAKYQGYFLAVFGISSVIGPLIGGLLSGTEEILFVAGWRWVFLVNIPVGIVALFMVVRFLHVPRFRTAEKVRIDWWGATFVVVALVPLLIVAEQGTEWGWDSAWAIGCYVVGAIGIVAFILTEIRMKQDALLPMKLFRIPTFSVIAGLGLLVGFAMFGAMMTIPLYLQLVQGATPAESGLLMLPMILGLMVSSIGSGQIIARTGRYRIFPILGTAFLALGYLWLTNLTADQGIWFIMTGMAIIGLGLGQLMQTLTIASQNAVTARDMGVATSASTFFRQIGGTLGTAVFFSLLFSRLAETLTAAFSDPDIIGPLTEAAQDPAVQADPANADILALLSTQDPAQIGDALDTDSSFLVGADPRLAEPFLVGFNDATVSVYWLGFVISVLAFVVAWFVPALPLRQVSAMQEEADANAVDLAAAAELVAQGLDEAETLTDADVAEQQPAHAKSDGRTTDAAHRRRVVAGVVPGDDEPEIDEVAHHAARLSGALLEPTTGSLHAIDDDEPPSGPRH
- a CDS encoding biotin/lipoate A/B protein ligase family protein, producing the protein MHGEYKVPGGKLVVVDFDVVDGVIRSPRVAGDFFLEPDEALADIDGALDGLAAAADAKTIAAAVAAALRPDAVLLGFSPEAVAVAVRRALTDATSWSNYEWEVVHDPAVSPRVHLALDEVLATRVGDGRRKPTLRFWEWDESAVVIGSFQSVKNEVDPEGAERNGFDVVRRISGGGAMMMERGNVVTYSLYVPAELVQGMSFADSYAFLDDWVLQGLRGLGIEATYQPLNDIASPLGKIGGAAQKRLGSGGVLHHVTMAYDLDNEKMLEVLRIGREKISDKGIASAAKRVDPLRSQTGLSRAAIIEALIQTFVSLHGATRGTVAPDELAEAEALAESKFASEEWLYRVP
- a CDS encoding site-specific DNA-methyltransferase, which produces MTHDEPDRIIHADNLAVLPTLPDGRFTLIYLDPPFNTGRAQTRRATSHIRVEATDDATPPPGSKGAAGTITGFAGRRYERIRGDLLRYDDRFDDYWGFLEPRLVEAWRLLADDGTLYLHLDYREAHYAKVLLDALFGRECFLNELIWAYDYGAKAKRKWPTKHDTILVYVKNPAAYWFDSTTVDREPYMAPGLVTPEKAELGKLPTDVWWHTIVSPTGREKTGYPTQKPEGILRRIVQASTREGDWVLDFFAGSGTTGAVAATLGRRFVLVDENPEAIAVMRARFASIEGVEFEGVEPG
- a CDS encoding histidine phosphatase family protein, producing MTTFFLARHGETVWHADHRYAGNSDVALTRHGLGQAAALGAWAVDAELDAIVASPLSRARRSAAPSVETTGLPLRVDDRLVEIDFGDAEGLTPDELVERFPDEWAAFCRAPASNPFPGGETGRAGIARAIPVFDELVEEFPDGRVLIVAHATLIRLLFCELAGMDPDGYRDLLPVLGNCHVTTIVYPWATESDASHHPRIRLLGYDVPPWHAKM